In one Rhinatrema bivittatum unplaced genomic scaffold, aRhiBiv1.1, whole genome shotgun sequence genomic region, the following are encoded:
- the LOC115081356 gene encoding olfactory receptor 1019-like encodes MAYDRYMAICHPLHYAIIMNPRVCILMVVGTWIFGFLEPVAHTILISHFSFCGSNEINHFFCDLSALLKLSCSSTFAVESINYIAGVFIAMPCFISTLTSYVYIISSILKIRSTEGRRKAFSTCSSHLTVVILFYGTTMILYMRPTSMQSLDQNKFFALLYNVLIPMFNPLIYSLNNKAVKEALRKVFIRNNFKLKIGRTSAFVTAKHQG; translated from the coding sequence ATGGCTTATGACCGCTATATGGCAATCTGTCATCCCCTACATTATGCTATAATTATGAATCCCAGAGTCTGTATATTGATGGTTGTAGGAACCTGGATCTTTGGGTTTCTGGAACCAGTGGCTCATACTATTCTCATATCTCATTTCTCCTTTTGTGGGTCTAATGAGATtaatcatttcttctgtgatctCTCAGCACTGCTAAAACTCTCCTGCTCCAGCACTTTTGCTGTTGAAAGTATAAATTACATTGCTGGAGTTTTTATAGCCATGCCTTGCTTCATCTCAACTCTGACATCTTATGTCTACATCATCTCCTCCATTCTGAAGATCCGTTCCACAGAGGGGAGAcgcaaggccttctccacctgctcctcccacctcacagtcGTTATTCTCTTTTATGGAACTACAATGATTTTGTATATGAGgccaacatccatgcagtcactgGATCAAAACAAGTTCTTTGCTCTGCTGTATAATGTTTTAATTCCCATGTTTAACCCCCTCATTTACAGCCTGAATAACAAAGCAGTAAAAGAAGCCCTCCGAAAAGTATTtattagaaataattttaaattaaagatTGGAAGAACATCTGCATTTGTAACTGCCAAACATCAGGGTTAA